One genomic region from Dermacentor variabilis isolate Ectoservices unplaced genomic scaffold, ASM5094787v1 scaffold_24, whole genome shotgun sequence encodes:
- the LOC142568618 gene encoding uncharacterized protein LOC142568618 isoform X1: protein MTNRPERKKRRGALTEGGDAGRVPGSDARRWSATGPGVEDGPLGSGPEPPGLNPTGASCQPVPPRRQSTRACRQLLKAGGLLCPWAGREQSGYGPEFYAQLPGQNAAPVCRAACCPRPAFELLCPWAGREQSGYGPEFYAQLPGQNAPAIYSCRLAAYLLSPSQSWRASVARSTILYPDLWYSGHSWAEGTRMSSSSDITSVSTVTVQHKQGVKLGSSCCASSCSRSS from the exons atGACTAATCGGCCAGAGCGGAAGAAAAGGCGAGGCGCGCTGACAGAagggggagacgccgggagagttccaggaagcgacgccaggagatggtcggccaccggaccgggagttgaagacgggccgttgGGTTCCGGACCCGAACCACCAGGACTAAACCCGAcaggggcctcctgccaacccgttcctccgcgtcgccagtctacccgagcgtgccgccagctgctcaaggccggcgggcttctgtgcccgtgggcaggacgcgagcagtcgggctacgggcccgagttctacgcccagctgcccggccagaacgccgcgcccgtctgtcgtgccgcctgctgcccgaggccggcgttcgagcttctgtgcccgtgggcaggacgagagcagtcgggctacgggcccgagttctacgcccagctgcccggccagaacgcccccGCCATCTACTCGTGCCGCCTAGCCGCCTACCTTttatctccaagccagagctggcgcgcttcggtcgcccggtcaaccatcctataccccgacctttg GTACAGCGGCCACTCGTGGGCCGAGGGGACGAGgatgagcagcagcagcgacatcaCCAGTGTGAGCACCGTAACCGTGCAGCACAAGCAAGGCGTGAAGCTTGGAAGTTCGTGTTGCGCCTCCTCCTGCAGCCGCTCCAGCTGA
- the LOC142568618 gene encoding uncharacterized protein LOC142568618 isoform X2, with amino-acid sequence MTNRPERKKRRGALTEGGDAGRVPGSDARRWSATGPGVEDGPLGSGPEPPGLNPTGASCQPVPPRRQSTRACRQLLKAGGLLCPWAGREQSGYGPEFYAQLPGQNAAPVCRAACCPRPAFELLCPWAGREQSGYGPEFYAQLPGQNAPAIYSCRLAAYLLSPSQSWRASVARSTILYPDLWERIDVGAPVV; translated from the exons atGACTAATCGGCCAGAGCGGAAGAAAAGGCGAGGCGCGCTGACAGAagggggagacgccgggagagttccaggaagcgacgccaggagatggtcggccaccggaccgggagttgaagacgggccgttgGGTTCCGGACCCGAACCACCAGGACTAAACCCGAcaggggcctcctgccaacccgttcctccgcgtcgccagtctacccgagcgtgccgccagctgctcaaggccggcgggcttctgtgcccgtgggcaggacgcgagcagtcgggctacgggcccgagttctacgcccagctgcccggccagaacgccgcgcccgtctgtcgtgccgcctgctgcccgaggccggcgttcgagcttctgtgcccgtgggcaggacgagagcagtcgggctacgggcccgagttctacgcccagctgcccggccagaacgcccccGCCATCTACTCGTGCCGCCTAGCCGCCTACCTTttatctccaagccagagctggcgcgcttcggtcgcccggtcaaccatcctataccccgacctttg GGAAAGGATCGACGTGGGAGCACCTGTGGTGTGA